From Nitrospirota bacterium, one genomic window encodes:
- a CDS encoding Dabb family protein, translating into MLKHIVLFKLKPEASDEDRQQLVKDLRGLKKTTEGIMKECVVALDVLPSDRSYDIVLDSTFDSLEHLQQYLVHPKHMEVVKNIRRLCASVAKVDYEI; encoded by the coding sequence ATGTTAAAACATATCGTACTTTTCAAACTGAAACCTGAGGCATCAGATGAAGACCGCCAGCAGCTTGTCAAAGATTTACGGGGCCTGAAGAAAACAACAGAAGGTATTATGAAAGAATGCGTGGTAGCTCTCGATGTATTGCCTTCCGATAGATCATATGACATTGTCCTTGACTCTACGTTCGATTCGCTTGAACACCTGCAACAGTATCTCGTTCATCCCAAACACATGGAGGTTGTAAAAAATATCAGACGGCTTTGCGCCTCTGTAGCCAAGGTAGATTACGAAATATAG
- a CDS encoding SoxR reducing system RseC family protein — MEEVGIVESVEGVIAKVLVERKSACDKCSVGICHGSSDDGALIEALNIAKAKEGQKVKVVFKSYTYLKGTILIYGLPALALIIGAVLGKEFLPRIFSGVDPDLLSAVGGFGLFILTFIAARLFSLRMEKNTEYKPVVEEILE, encoded by the coding sequence ATGGAAGAAGTCGGCATTGTAGAGAGTGTTGAGGGGGTAATTGCAAAGGTTCTTGTTGAGCGCAAGAGTGCCTGTGACAAGTGTAGCGTGGGCATATGTCACGGTTCTTCCGATGACGGGGCACTTATAGAGGCCCTCAATATCGCCAAGGCAAAAGAGGGTCAGAAGGTCAAGGTTGTATTTAAGTCCTATACATATCTGAAGGGTACAATCCTTATTTATGGTCTCCCGGCACTTGCGCTCATAATCGGAGCGGTACTTGGCAAGGAGTTCCTTCCCCGCATCTTTAGTGGAGTTGATCCTGACCTGCTTTCTGCTGTTGGTGGATTCGGTCTCTTTATTTTGACCTTCATTGCTGCCAGACTATTCAGTCTGAGGATGGAGAAAAATACGGAATATAAACCCGTTGTCGAAGAGATACTCGAGTAA
- the fusA gene encoding elongation factor G gives MAKHNVSMIRNFSVVAHGGAGKTSLVEAILYSAGAIDRMGSVEAGNTVTDFDPEEIERKITISSAVAYCDWNACRMNIIDTPGFINFIEDARGCLRVSDGAVIIVSAISGVKAETEKIWKYACEFELPRIIFINKMDRENADFTRAISDLEKSFETEAIALNIPMGEGASFEGIVDIVRMKAYRFEEGGTKEIDVPSELAEDAGNYRKKLVEKIAESDDALLERYLEGGELTEEEILGGVKEGSLTRKFIPVVCGSATQNRGIDLLMNTAVLCLPSPGEMARISPVRGRNPNDGSEVLRQPDENEPFSAYVFKTIADPFTGKLTLMRVYSGGLNADSTVYNASSDAKERIGQVFYLFGKKHVPTQTLGPGEIGVVAKLKTTNTGDTLCDAANPVVFEKVRFSEPIISYAIAPKSKGDEEKVSSGLHRMLEEDPTLRFHRDEETNEMLLSGMGQVHVEIAIQKLKRKFGVDVEMKTPKIPYRETIRARARAQGKYKKQSGGRGQYGDCWIEIEPLPRGGGFEFVNRIVGGVIPRQYIPAVEKGVVETLRAGALAGYPVVDVKVTLFDGSYHSVDSSEMAFKIAGSMAIKKAASEANPVLLEPVMRVEVTTPDDALGSVIGDLNAKRGKVQGVEPQAGGNQKITALVPMAEMLTYANQLHSLTSGRGIYSMEFSHYEDVPGHIAQKLIEERKAEKEPGKE, from the coding sequence ATGGCTAAACATAATGTTTCCATGATCAGAAACTTTTCGGTTGTGGCACATGGTGGTGCCGGCAAGACCTCTTTAGTGGAGGCCATACTTTATAGTGCAGGTGCCATTGACAGGATGGGAAGCGTAGAGGCAGGGAATACTGTAACCGATTTTGATCCTGAAGAGATAGAACGCAAAATCACCATATCTTCTGCAGTTGCCTATTGTGACTGGAATGCCTGCAGGATGAATATCATAGACACCCCCGGGTTCATTAATTTCATAGAGGATGCAAGGGGCTGTCTGAGGGTATCGGATGGAGCAGTAATAATAGTCAGCGCAATATCAGGTGTCAAGGCGGAGACTGAGAAGATATGGAAATATGCCTGTGAGTTTGAACTGCCGAGGATTATATTCATTAACAAGATGGACAGGGAGAATGCCGATTTCACACGTGCAATCAGTGATTTGGAGAAATCTTTTGAGACAGAGGCAATTGCACTGAATATCCCGATGGGGGAGGGTGCTTCCTTTGAGGGTATTGTGGATATAGTAAGGATGAAGGCATATCGTTTTGAAGAGGGGGGGACAAAAGAGATTGACGTGCCCTCAGAGCTTGCGGAAGATGCGGGGAACTACAGGAAAAAGCTTGTAGAAAAGATAGCGGAATCGGATGATGCCCTTCTTGAACGGTATCTTGAGGGTGGTGAACTGACGGAAGAAGAGATTCTCGGGGGTGTAAAAGAGGGGTCCCTTACCAGGAAGTTTATCCCGGTGGTTTGTGGTTCGGCCACACAGAACCGGGGCATTGACCTGCTCATGAATACAGCAGTCCTGTGTCTTCCCTCACCTGGGGAGATGGCACGGATCAGTCCTGTCAGGGGCAGAAATCCCAATGACGGCTCTGAGGTGCTCAGGCAGCCGGACGAGAATGAACCCTTTTCAGCTTATGTCTTCAAGACCATTGCCGATCCGTTTACAGGTAAGCTTACCCTTATGAGGGTTTACTCGGGTGGCCTTAATGCTGATTCAACAGTCTATAATGCCTCATCAGATGCAAAGGAGAGAATCGGTCAGGTTTTTTATCTCTTCGGGAAAAAGCATGTTCCCACTCAGACCCTTGGCCCGGGGGAGATAGGGGTGGTGGCAAAACTGAAGACAACCAATACCGGGGATACGCTCTGCGATGCGGCAAATCCCGTGGTCTTTGAAAAAGTAAGGTTCTCTGAGCCAATTATATCCTATGCTATTGCGCCAAAAAGCAAGGGCGATGAGGAAAAAGTCAGCTCAGGTCTGCACCGGATGCTTGAGGAGGACCCGACCCTGAGGTTTCACAGGGATGAGGAGACAAACGAGATGTTGCTCTCAGGTATGGGGCAGGTGCATGTCGAGATAGCTATTCAGAAATTAAAGAGAAAGTTCGGTGTTGATGTAGAGATGAAGACCCCGAAGATTCCCTATCGTGAGACTATAAGAGCGCGGGCCAGGGCACAGGGAAAATACAAGAAGCAGTCAGGCGGAAGGGGACAGTATGGAGACTGCTGGATTGAGATAGAACCATTGCCGAGGGGCGGAGGATTTGAGTTTGTCAACAGGATAGTCGGTGGCGTGATTCCGAGGCAGTATATCCCTGCAGTAGAGAAAGGAGTTGTTGAGACCCTGAGGGCGGGTGCCTTGGCAGGTTATCCAGTGGTTGATGTGAAGGTTACGCTCTTTGACGGCTCGTATCACTCTGTTGATTCCTCGGAGATGGCCTTTAAGATCGCAGGCTCCATGGCCATAAAAAAGGCTGCATCAGAGGCGAACCCGGTATTGCTTGAACCCGTTATGAGGGTTGAGGTGACCACACCTGATGATGCCCTTGGCTCTGTTATCGGAGACCTGAATGCAAAGAGGGGAAAGGTTCAGGGCGTGGAGCCCCAGGCCGGGGGAAACCAGAAGATAACGGCCCTTGTTCCCATGGCGGAGATGCTTACATATGCCAACCAGCTTCATAGCCTCACCTCCGGCAGAGGGATATATTCCATGGAGTTTTCTCACTATGAAGATGTGCCCGGACACATTGCACAGAAGCTTATTGAAGAGAGAAAGGCGGAAAAAGAACCAGGTAAGGAATAA